The following nucleotide sequence is from Cucumis melo cultivar AY chromosome 1, USDA_Cmelo_AY_1.0, whole genome shotgun sequence.
TAAGCTGCAAATGAGTTTTAGGGAAGAAACTCAAACCTGATGGATCAGTAGTGTATAAGGCTAGATTAGTAGCAAAAGGATTTAGGCAGAGGGAAAACATAGACTTCTTTGATACTTTTTCCTCGGTCACTAGAATCACCTTTAGTAGAATGTTGATATCTATAGCTGCCTTGAACAATCTCTTAATCCATCAGACGATGGATGTTAAAACTACTTTCctaaatggtgatttagaagaaAAGATTTACATGGAACAACCTGAAGGTTTCATAGTTCACGACTAAGAATCCAAAGTTTGCAAACTAGATAAATTCCTCTATGGCCAAAACAAGCTCCTAAGCAATGGCACGAAAAGTTTGACAACTTACTCATGTCAAAAGGATTCAAAGTAAATGAAAGTGACAAATGTATCTACTATAAGATTGAAGGTAGGCTATGTATTATCATATGCCTATAcgtagatgacatgttaatctttggatcaaacttgcacgtcataaatgatgtaaaatctatgttgagtgtaaattttgacatgaaagaCCTAGGTGAAGCTGATGTAATCTTAGACATCAAAATTACAAGAATTGAAAATGGAATTTCTTTATATCAATCTCATTACATAGAAAAGATTCTAAAGAAGTACAACTACTTCGATAGTAAACCAGCTTGTACACCTTATGACTCTAGTGTAAAACTATTTAAGAACACTGGTGACAGTGTTAACCAATCCGAGTACGCTAGTATCATAGGTAATTTAAGGTATGCTACTGATTGCACTAGACTAGACATAGCTTACGTCGTAGGATTATTATGTAGGTTTACCAGCAGACCCAGTCTAGAACATTGGAATGCGATAGAGAATAATGAGATACCTTAAGAAAACCCAAAACCTAGGATTACATTATAACAAGTTTCCTGTTGTACTTGAAGGTTACAACGATGTTGATTGGAACTTCCTCTCAGATGACTCAAAGGCTACAAGaggctatatttttaatatatcaGGAGGAGCTGTAGCTTGGAAATCCAAGAAACAGACAATCTTAGTCCAGTCAACGATGAAGTCAAAGATGATAGCACTAGTTGCTAAGAGTAAAGAAGCAAGCTGGTTTCGAAGCTTGCTATCAAAGATTCCCACATGGGAAAGATCGATACCAGCCATACTAATCCATTATGATAGTATTGCAGCTATCACAAAAGTTCAAAACCATTACTATAATGGTAAGAGACGATAGCTACGTCGTAAGCATAGTACCATTAGAGAATTACTCACTACTGATGCAGTGATAGTGGATTATGTACGGTCTAACAATAACTTGGCTGATCCTTTGACGAAAAGACTCGCTAGagaaaaggtttttaaaacCTCAGAAATAATGGGACTCAAGCCTATTAAAACTTGAATTACTATAAGGTAACCCAACTTGTAAGACTGGAGATCCCAAGAAACAAGTTCAGTGGGTAATAACTGATCACAAGTAAGATGATGAGAATCAtgctaaatatttaaaagtctCATTCTTATGTTTTTAATGATTAACATGACATCCTGAAGCATATGATGAGGCTGAACTTTGTTCTTAATGAAATCTATACATGATATCAAGTAGAGTACCTAGCTACAGGACTACTCTTGATAGATTCACCTTTGTGAATGTGGAAGTGAGGGCCGCTTTCTATGGAATTCTAGGCAGATTCCTAGGGCATTCACTAAAGTGGGATATACGTGCAAGGCCATAAAGCACGAGCTATTTTAGAACTTCACTCAAATAATGATGTGTGTGTGATAGCGTTAGaagtaaagttcaaaactaCGAGTTACTTTACAATACTCTAAACTATTCTCACTATGTAAAGGTTCAAGTCATCAGACACCTTTACTTAAGCACAACATTATATAGACAGATACTACTCGATGAATAtgtttctaaaattttcaagtgggggactgatagtaaaaaattttcaagtggggGATTATTGGATGAAAAGTTTGTAAGGAATTATGAAACGtttattacaaattaattttttgaccgtgaaacgttacaaaattaatttttttgacCGTTTGACCGTTAAGAATTAAATTgaccatttacaaaattaatttgtgACCGTTGTGAATATGACCGTTGGTAATGCCCACACTCTAAATAGATCTCTCACTCTCATTCTTAAAACACACAACAAACAATCTTCTCTCAAATTTTCATTCTCTTAAAAGTTTTTCAAGCTGTTCTTTTTTTAGTGTTTCGGTTCCAATTAGTTTCTGTGCAAAACTAATTGACGAAAAATGATTGTTTTATCTTGGGGACGACGAGGCATAATTCTGTTTGCACGGTTCAGAGCAGAGCCGCGAAACGTCTGAAAGATAGCGTGTTCCGCGACTCAGCCTTTCACTAATTCAGTTTCTGTTTTGCAGTCTTGTTCCTTTTAACAATCCATTCAATTGCTGCCTCgtttctttcatcattatttgCCGGACTTGGATGATTTTTTGCATTGAAGACTGAAGTGCAACAAcagatagaattgaaaaaaataaatcatttagatttgactatccaaatctaaacgattgtgtaccaaatatattatgcgcgttgttgacggtgtagttgatgagacatttttggtatttttcattgtgcaCCTTtggacttttttcgttttcaaaattgttctatataatgaaaatattttgtcgttttgttatattttttaaaagacccatTTATATAACCCAAAAAgcatatatatgaaatttatttgatatatatttaacactatacaaattaattttaaaagattataTGTGTTTACTAGCACtatctctaaaaaaaataaaagaaaagttaatTTTAAACCGAGAAGGAAAAAGtgataaattttaaaagataatctcAAATAATTGAAACAACCcccaaagaaaaacaaatacacaaataatgagaattttttcaaatattattataattaaactaaGAACGTATTTGAATTGACTTCacaaaaaatttcaaactaTTTTCATTTATACACTTTCGAAAAAAGCTTgtttttgttaaaataaaaacacaaatgTGTTTAACAACtccttttaaaaatatttttttcttagtACAATTTGGTATaaagagaaaaatatttttatatacaaatttgtttggtttattatatatacaaaaagtgttttattaaagaaaatttaagtTGATCGATGACGACCAGAGGGTGGTTGGCTAAGGCAGTCGAGTTGGTTGTTGGAAGTTTATCGGTAGAATCATTGAAAATGGTGGTCGTAGATTGACCGACGACAGTCACTGACAGAAACGTCCGAAAGTTGGTTGAGGAAGGTCATCGAAAGTGGGGTATCCGAAAGTTGGTCAACGATGTTTTCAATTGTTGAAACAAACATCCCTTAAAGGTTGAGAATAGTAAGATCGTAGGTTATTTGAAATCCTAATCCTAAACTTCAACTAAGTTTAATCCTAACCCTAAATAAGAAATTAGTTATTATACTCTATTCCATTTTAGCACCCAAACCACTTTGACTCAAACATGTGCTAAGAGTTTATTTGGATtgactagaaaaaaaaaacgattttaaaaaacacaatttttaatgttaacattgtgaaaacatttaaaaagttaaatCAACTATATCCCGAAATTGCATTTGGTAATATATCACGATTAAATGAACCAAGGCATTTTTATTTACGACATTAGAAAATTATGATTAAATTTGATGTATCATGGAAGGGTAAAATTGTTATCTTTCCTTTTCTAAATAATCAAATAAGTATTTAAGTCCAAATTTTTGTGTATGCTAACAAGATATATAGTGATAAATTTTAGTTATGTAGACACATTCTGACGATCCTAGCATTTCATGGATTAAAAATACAATTCAACTTATGTATATCATAAACTATTTAAGTCTTATTAGTTAACAATTTGGTTTTTGTTCAAAAAAATTAAGTCTAgtttatctattttttattctgatttacatattttttaaatacaatgGTTTGAATTCCTAACCATTTCATAAACTAACTTTTTAAAAGTTACATTTTGTAGTTGTCAAAATTTGACTTGATTTTTTAAAGTCGTTTTTGATGAAAACTAGATAACAAAAGAAGAATTCCGAATGTAATATTATTGTCTGtagatttaattttcaaaaataaaaacaataaataaaaggGATATCCAAACCTTTTCGAATATTTAAGAAATATTCTATCATAACTATCTTTGTATCATATGCAGTAATGTAATCCCAATAACAAGACATAGTCATTTaatttgtttcttgaaaaagaccatttaattagttaatagatgttttgaatataatatattataaaatcGTAATAAAAATTGAGGTAGTGGTAAGGAAATTTCATTAACGGAacaatagtaatagtaataagttataaaatttgtaaataacAATAATGAGATTTCTGTTTATTTAATGACAGTAAActtaaaaatatgaatttaagGTTAAGATGCCTTTGATGGAGCGGTattgaaagagaaagagaaagagaaagagaaagagaaagagaaagagaaagagggcCAACAACAACTTAGCTTGGAAGGTGTTAAAACTACACCGTATTTTTCCCTTCCAGTTTCCACAAAAGAGGGAAGAAAAGTTTTTATAATCTCAAAGGCCACACGTGGCAACCATCCATTAGAAACTGCTGAAATATTGCCACGTGTAATTGTTCAAACTCCCGAAATCCCCCCCTccgaaacaaaaaaaaaaacgaaccACCCCTCGTAAAGTTACCCAACTCTTCACCATTGAAACCGCGAAAGAAGAAAATCAACCTAACAATAACAAATACCCGAACCTAAAgcttttgattttgatttggaACCATTCAAATGGAACACGAATCAATCTTTCTTccttaccttttttttcttgatcTGATCTGACTTCTCACACTTTGAGTTATCTTGCGTTTCCCGGTTGTGAATATGGAGGAGAAATTGATTCAACGTCTTGAATCCGCCGTGTGCCGTCTCGAAGCACTCTCTCCAGCTGGTTTCTCCACTCGCGGTATTTCGTTGTCAAATGACGACAATGCGGCGTCGGAACCTCCGATTTTGGCTTTTGAGGATCTGATGAGGAATTACGTTCGGAAAGTGTCCGATGCTGCTGAGAAGATTGGAGGTCCAGTCCTCGAGGCCACGAGGATTGTGGAAGAAGCTTTTTCTGTTGAGAAGCAGCTTCTTGTTGATGTCAAACAAACTCAGGTACtcgtttttagtttttattttcctttttgaacGACGATTTGATGAATTCGTTGATTCACGAGGTTGTTGATTTTTATCGTGCTTAATAATAGGTTTTAGGGCAAtgtgttttgatgatttttgaGAATCTTCAAAATATAATGTCAATCTACAAATTATGGAGTAGTGTCTCAAGTTTGTAACTTCTCTCGCTCAGAACGAATTGCTTTGTTTGGTTCGAATGTTTTTCCTGTGATTTGTAGAAACCAGATCTTGCGGGGTTGGCTGGATTTCTCAAGCCACTGAACGAAGTGATTTTGAAGGCAAACACATTGACAGCAGGGAAAAGATCTGAGTTCTTTAATCATCTAAAGACTGTCGCTGATGCTCTCTCGGCTTTAGCCTGGATTGCGTATACGGGAAAAGAGTGTGgtatgaagattttttttttagttattcctTCTATGTTAGTAATGGAAATGTGTAGTTTCGATTCAAGATTATAATTTCcctttgataatttttttttgtataggtATGAGCATGCCCATAGCACATGTTGAGGAAAGttggcaaacggctgagttttACAGCAACAAGGTACACTAAACTGGCACTTTAGTTGATTTATTCATGATATAAAAATAAACACCAACCAACCTGTGTAAATATGTAAGAAATTGTTTCCAATGATGCAATACAAACTTGTTCAAAATGGTTGTTCCCTGTGGTAACCCTAAGTGCTAGATTAAACCCTGTTTGCGACTGTTTTATAGCTTACAAAGTTAGCTTATCCTCTTTTGTGTTTGTGGTGTCTGCCTTATACTGTTAGCCAATCCATGATTCAACATACAGAAATAGATTGGTGAACaggaattttttaaaattaaaagtgtGATTTGAAATTTGATGCAGTTTTGATGCTTGTAGCTCTGTaaatttgttatctattttgACTAGCTGGAGAAAGCATTTTCAAGGCTGTGTTCAttctttgttttcctaaatccTAATCTAGATTCTCGTGGAGTTTAAAAGCAAAGATCAAAACCATGTTGAGTGGGCCAAAGCTATGAAGGAGCTATTCTTGACAGGTTTGAGGGATTATGTTAAAAGTTTCTATCCTTTGGGACCAGTTTGGAATCCTGCTGGCAAAATGACTCCAGCAACTTCTACAAAAGTACCTGCCCCAAGTGCTTCTGCTCCTCCACCTCCCTCAGCTCCCCTCTTTAACACTGAA
It contains:
- the LOC103489585 gene encoding cyclase-associated protein 1, translated to MEEKLIQRLESAVCRLEALSPAGFSTRGISLSNDDNAASEPPILAFEDLMRNYVRKVSDAAEKIGGPVLEATRIVEEAFSVEKQLLVDVKQTQKPDLAGLAGFLKPLNEVILKANTLTAGKRSEFFNHLKTVADALSALAWIAYTGKECGMSMPIAHVEESWQTAEFYSNKILVEFKSKDQNHVEWAKAMKELFLTGLRDYVKSFYPLGPVWNPAGKMTPATSTKVPAPSASAPPPPSAPLFNTETSQASARPKEGMAAVFQEISSGKSVTGGLRKVTDDMKTKNRAERTGIVNTNEIGHRNSPSVSKPVVAPNPKFELQMGRKWAIEHQIGKKDLVISDCDSKQSVYIYGCKDSVLQVQGKVNNITIDKCSKTGVVFTDVVAACEVVNCNGIEIQCQGSAPTISVDNTGGCQLYLSNDSLKASITTAKSSEINVLVRGSDPDGDWVEHALPQQFVHVLKDGHIETTPVSHSGA